The Leptodactylus fuscus isolate aLepFus1 chromosome 3, aLepFus1.hap2, whole genome shotgun sequence genome has a segment encoding these proteins:
- the SLC35B2 gene encoding adenosine 3'-phospho 5'-phosphosulfate transporter 1: MRSAARSRSLLLLVILLGVSAEEPPPASPAQDLWTEFWLVRFILNVAGYGTILIPGYLLIHYFKRRNYLETGRGICFPVVKSCVFGHESKSLAADDPSSGSRVDGDPSTTQQAFKLLFCAAGLQVSYLTWGVLQERVMTRTYSSGEPGTPGEKFRDSQFLVFMNRILALTVAGIYCALTKQPRHGAPMYKYSFASLSNILSSWCQYEALKFISFPTQVLAKASKVIPVMLMGKLVSHKSYEYWEYLTAVLISVGVSMFLLSNGGSHRASGVTTFSGVIILAGYIVFDSFTSNWQDSLFKYKMSSVQMMFGVNLFSCLFTVFSLLEQGALQDAVRFMTRHPDFAFHAALLSVCSAFGQLFIFYTINKFGAAIFTIIMTLRQALAILLSCLLYGHPVTPVGAVGVSVVFLALFLRVYARGRMKKKGRKAADAPAVQKV, encoded by the exons ATGAGGAGCGCAGCCCGGAGCCG gtctctgctcctcctggttATCCTCCTAGGGGTCTCTGCTGAGGAGCCGCCCCCCGCATCCCCCGCTCAGGACTTATGGACAGAATTCTGGCTTGTGCGGTTTATACTGAACGTAGCTGGTTACGGGACCATCCTGATACCAGGCTACCTGCTCATACACTACTTCAAACGGCGCAACTACCTGGAGACAG GTCGGGGGATCTGTTTCCCTGTGGTGAAGTCTTGTGTGTTTGGACATGAGTCAAAGTCACTCGCAGCCGATGACCCATCATCCGGCAGCCGGGTAGATGGCGACCCCTCCACCACACAACAGGCCTTCAAACTGCTCTTCTGTGCTGCCGGCCTCCAG GTCTCATACCTGACCTGGGGTGTGTTACAGGAGCGAGTGATGACCCGGACTTACTCCTCCGGTGAACCAGGAACCCCAGGGGAGAAGTTCAGAGACTCTCAGTTCTTGGTGTTCATGAATCGTATCCTGGCTCTCACCGTGGCCGGAATCTACTGCGCACTCACCAAGCAGCCGCGTCACGGGGCGCCCATGTACAAATACTCCTTCGCCTCTCTGTCTAACATCCTGAGCAGTTGGTGTCAGTATGAGGCGCTAAAGTTCATCAGTTTTCCCACACAGGTCTTGGCCAAGGCTTCCAAGGTCATCCCCGTCATGCTGATGGGTAAACTGGTGTCCCACAAGAGCTACGAGTACTGGGAGTATTTAACTGCTGTCCTCATATCAGTTGGGGTCAGCATGTTCTTGCTGTCCAATGGGGGAAGTCACCGCGCTTCGGGGGTCACTACCTTCTCCGGGGTGATCATCTTGGCGGGATATATCGTGTTCGACAGCTTCACGTCCAACTGGCAAGACTCTCTCTTCAAGTACAAGATGTCGTCGGTGCAGATGATGTTCGGGGTGAATCTCTTCTCTTGCCTCTTCACAGTCTTCTCTCTGCTGGAACAGGGGGCTCTACAAGACGCCGTCCGTTTCATGACACGACACCCGGACTTCGCCTTTCACGCGGCTCTCCTGTCTGTGTGCTCAGCTTTTGGCCAACTCTTCATATTTTATACCATAAACAAATTTGGAGCGGCTATTTTTACCATCATTATGACTCTGCGCCAGGCGTTGGCGATCCTCTTGTCCTGTTTGCTCTACGGCCATCCGGTCACCCCAGTAGGGGCAGTTGGAGTGTCCGTGGTTTTTCTTGCCTTATTCCTTCGTGTCTATGCCCGGGGTAGAATGAAGAAGAAGGGCAGGAAGGCGGCCGATGCCCCGGCGGTTCAGAAGGTCTAA